The sequence AGAATAAGGATACAACATGTCCTTCGTTAGCTTGTTGTAGTATTCGAGCGTACCGGCAAAACGACCACCAAACAGTTGGAAATCCAACCCGATATTAGATGAAGTCAGAACCTCCCATTTCAGGTTTGGATTCGCATTTTGCGTGATGCCATAGCCCGGCAGGAAGTCGCCCAGCGATCCGTCATAGTAGGTACCTTTCTGACCATATAACTGAATGGAGTTATAGGCGGCTATACCTTCGGAGTTCCCTGTCTGACCGTAGCCTACACGTAGTTTCAGGAAATTAAGCGTGTTGCTCTTTGGAAAGAACGACTCGTTTGTAATTGTCCAACCTGCGCCAACGGATGGAAAAATACCCCATTTGTTGTTAGCGCCAAATTTAGAGCTACCATCACGACGTACCGTGGCTGTAATGTTATAGCGATCATTTAGATTAACCGTTGCCCGGCCAAAGAACGAAATCAGTTTCGACTGATTCCGATAAGAGGTGGCATACCCATTACCTGGCAATACCAATGTACCAGACCCTAAACCTAAGTTATCGTAGTTAATATTGCTGGTAAGGAAACCTGAGTTAGCTGCGCCAAAACCGTCATTATCAAATTGTTGGAACGAGTATCCACCCAAGACCGAGAAATTACTGTTTTGAGCGCCAAATCCTTTCGTATAGGTAGCCGTCGTTTCCAGCAATCGGGTGTTCGACTCGGTATAGTTCCGGCCTGCCCGCCCATTATTGGCAGCGAATGCTTTTATTGTTGGGTTTGTATAAAAATTGCTTGTCGTATTATCGCGTTGCAACTGCCCGCTTACGCCTAACGTCAATCCATCCAGAATCTCGTAACGCAAGGTAATACCACCCTGCAAATAGCGCTGAACGGCGGTATTAACCGAGTTTTCCAGAGCAGCTACAGGGTTGAATAAATCGAAACTACCCCCTACTTCATAATAAGAACCGTCGGCATTGCGAACGGGCAGTGTAGGAAGAAAGGTAGTAGCCCGGTTAAGAAAACCACCAACGCTCGGAGCTCCAGTGTTACTGTTATCGGGAAAATCTTTGTTGGTTTCTGCATACGACAGGTTATACTGAACATTTAACCGGTTGTCGAACGCCTTCTGGTCAAGGTTGATTCGTCCCGTAATACGATCAAAACCTGATCGTTTAACGATCCCCTGTTGATTGATGTAGTTTAACGATCCACGATAACTAAAATTCGGTGAACCACCGGCAATAGCAAGATCGTGGTTGTTGGTAACGGCAGTACGGGTGATTTCTTTCACCCAGTCTGTATTGTAGTTACCCGCTGGAAAGCGCTGCAAATCCGTTAATGCAGACGCTCCTTTAATTGCAGTAACGGCATCACGATATCCCTGAGCATCCAGCATGTCGAACCGTTTCGATATAGTGGCAATACCAACGTAGTTGTTGAATGATACCGTTGTTTTACCCGACTTACCACGCTTGGTGGTAACGAGAATGACACCATTGGCAGCCCGTGAACCATAAATAGCCGCAGCAGAAGCATCTTTCAACACGTCCATTGATTCAATATCCTGTGGAGAAATTGTACTGATTGGCACACCAATCATACCATCAACCACATAAAGCGGGTCACTACCACCAGCCAGCGAAGTATAGCCCCGTAAACGAACCGTTGGCTGCTGGTTCGGGTCACCCGACGGCGATGTAATAACCAAACCGGCCACTTTACCCTGAATAGCCTGCAACGGGTTTGGATTGACACCCGCATTAAAGTCTTTCGCCGTAACCTGTACTACTGAACCTGTTAAATCCTTCCGTTTAGCCGTACCATAGCCAACAACGACAACCTCTTCGAGTGCTTTCGTATCATCAGCTAATTTTACGTCTACCGTCGAACGGTTTCCAACTGCCACTTCCTGCGATGTATAACCAATAAAACTTAAAACCAGCGTCGCATTGTCAGGTACATTAGTCAGGTTATACTTGCCTTCAGCATCCGTGTTGGTACCGCGTTGCGTACCTTTAATTTGGACACTTACCCCTGGTAGCTTCGATCCAGCCGGATCAGTTACTGTTCCTGTTACAGTGCGTCCCTGCGCCCACGCCGTTGAATTGCTCAACAGCAGCATTACCAGCATTGTCAGAAACCCGAATAAAGTGTTCCGTCTCAATGACTGGGGTTGGGAAGGCCCAACCGGACCTACGTAACCACATAAGTGGCTACTAGTGTAGGATTTGTCCATCATAGGTTTACAGTAAAAAGTTTAAAATATGGTATGTTGATTTAGGTTAAAGATGGTATGCTATTTATCCGCTTCGTCCTCCAAAACTCTACCTGTCCGATTGGTTTTTACGTCCATACGAACGTTTTGGTAACTTGGTTAGATTTTATAGAACATATACCCGAACCAGACGGCAAATTACTAAATCTCATGCTTAAAATACAACGACTATAGTTAAAATCGGATTAACTACAGTCAATATTGTATCATAATTATTGTTAAAAACCATGAATTAAATCTGATCGATTATATTTTACCTATTACTTATTTAGAATATATCTTCTTTATAATCAAGCAGATAATTAATATAAATGCTTCAGATTATTATAACTATTTCCTGTTGGACAGACTTATGAATTTCACAGGTCCGGTTGATAATTTTGGCGTATTAACAGCTAATTTTGCCTAAATTCTGGCTAATGCCACTGTTTTAGTATTATGGATTCAGAAGTTATACGCCGTTTGTCTGAACAACTGTCCGGCAATGTCTACGACGACCGCACCTATCGTACACTTTACGCAACGGATGCCTCGGCCTATCGTGAAGTACCAACGGCTGTTGCGGTGCCCAAAACAATTGATGATTTAAAGACACTGATTGCCTTTGCCCGGCAGCATAAAACATCGCTCATTCCACGCACAGCCGGAACATCTCTCGCGGGGCAGGTTGTTGGCAGCGGCATTGTCGTTGACGTATCCAAGCACTTTACAAAAATTCTGGAAGTCAATCCCCAAGAGCGTTGGGTACGTGTACAGCCGGGTGTTGTCAGAGACGAGTTGAATCTGTTTCTAAAACCATATGGTCTATATTTTGGGCCCGAAACCTCCACGGCGAACCGGGCCATGATTGGTGGTATGGTCGGCAATAATTCCTGCGGATCGAACTCGGTCGTCTACCGGGCAACGCGCGAGCATACCTTATCCGTAAAAGCGCTACTTGCTGATGGAGAAGAGGTAGAGTTTAGCAGTTTGAGTAACTGGGATTTCACAAAACAGGTCAGTGAAGCAAGCCGAAAGAATGGCTCCGCAACAGTAGCCGATAACATTCTACTGAAGACAAACGCGATTTTGTCTGATCTGGAAAATCAGGCAGAAATCCGCCGAAACTTCCCTAAAAAAACCATCGAACGACGGAATACGGGTTATGCATTAGATGCCTTGCTCGATATGGAACCTTTTACACCGGGTGGAGAGCCATTTAATCTGGCCAAATTCATCGCAGGTTCAGAAGGAACGCTTTGTTTTCTGACAGAAATTAAACTAAACCTTGTTCCGCTCCCGCCCAAAGAAAGCGGGTTAGTTTGTATCCATTGTCATTCCATTGATGAGGCACTACGGGCTACCCTAGTATCGCTTCTTTATAAGCCCTACGCCGTTGAATTAATTGATGACATTATTCTGGAACGGGCCGATTCTAATCCTGAACAACGGAAAAACAGCTTTTTTGTCCAAAAAACGCCCACAGACCATTTTCCGATCATTCTGGTTGTAGACCTTTCGCGCGATACCCGTGCCGAAATCGAGTCGCTGGCAGCTGAAATGGAAACTGAGCTTCGGGCGGCAAACTTAGGCTATCATTACCCTTTACTGTTTGGCGAGGATACTAAAAAGATCTGGACACTCCGCAAAGCCGGACTCGGCCTGCTTGGTAACCTCCCCGGCGACGAAAAAGCGGTAGCCGTCATTGAAGATACGGCCGTAGATGTCCACGATCTGCCTGACTACATCCATGATTTCAACGAGATTCTGAAAAAGCATAACATGCATTCCGTGCACTATGCTCACGCAGGATCAGGAGAATTACACCTTCGCCCGATCATAAATCTTAAAACGGAAGAAGGCCACCGGCAATATCGAATGATTGCCGAAGAGATTGCAACGCTGGTAAAAAAATACGACGGTTCGCTTTCCGGTGAACACGGCGACGGGCGATTACGGGGGGAATTTATCCCGCAAATGGTTGGACCGCATAATTATGAACTAATGCGGCAGATTAAGCATACCTGGGACCCGGAAGGCATTTTCAATCCTGGAAAAATCGTAGAAACGCCC comes from Spirosoma aureum and encodes:
- a CDS encoding SusC/RagA family TonB-linked outer membrane protein; translated protein: MMDKSYTSSHLCGYVGPVGPSQPQSLRRNTLFGFLTMLVMLLLSNSTAWAQGRTVTGTVTDPAGSKLPGVSVQIKGTQRGTNTDAEGKYNLTNVPDNATLVLSFIGYTSQEVAVGNRSTVDVKLADDTKALEEVVVVGYGTAKRKDLTGSVVQVTAKDFNAGVNPNPLQAIQGKVAGLVITSPSGDPNQQPTVRLRGYTSLAGGSDPLYVVDGMIGVPISTISPQDIESMDVLKDASAAAIYGSRAANGVILVTTKRGKSGKTTVSFNNYVGIATISKRFDMLDAQGYRDAVTAIKGASALTDLQRFPAGNYNTDWVKEITRTAVTNNHDLAIAGGSPNFSYRGSLNYINQQGIVKRSGFDRITGRINLDQKAFDNRLNVQYNLSYAETNKDFPDNSNTGAPSVGGFLNRATTFLPTLPVRNADGSYYEVGGSFDLFNPVAALENSVNTAVQRYLQGGITLRYEILDGLTLGVSGQLQRDNTTSNFYTNPTIKAFAANNGRAGRNYTESNTRLLETTATYTKGFGAQNSNFSVLGGYSFQQFDNDGFGAANSGFLTSNINYDNLGLGSGTLVLPGNGYATSYRNQSKLISFFGRATVNLNDRYNITATVRRDGSSKFGANNKWGIFPSVGAGWTITNESFFPKSNTLNFLKLRVGYGQTGNSEGIAAYNSIQLYGQKGTYYDGSLGDFLPGYGITQNANPNLKWEVLTSSNIGLDFQLFGGRFAGTLEYYNKLTKDMLYPYSVPADGITYFANTILANVGSMRNAGVEFSFGGDIIQKGDFSWNSKLVAAYNKNTIVNLKSDQFDSGTVRFNAFGGRGLSDVFASYITVGQPLGEFNNVPTFVGYNADGLPLLKAGSGDTPVTDVSKADAAAAIAAGSPLKQGNPQPFLTGAFINTFRYKGFDLYFQLRGTFGNSILNNVRSNLMLPGSILETNMLKEVTTLPKGYGVNVLSTNWIESGTFVRFDNWQIGYNVPLPASKYITNARIYLGGNNLFVITKYKGIDPELQVKADLQTSGGVLQQAPNSVGLDNSGIYPKTRQFQLGVNLTF
- a CDS encoding FAD-binding and (Fe-S)-binding domain-containing protein, whose protein sequence is MDSEVIRRLSEQLSGNVYDDRTYRTLYATDASAYREVPTAVAVPKTIDDLKTLIAFARQHKTSLIPRTAGTSLAGQVVGSGIVVDVSKHFTKILEVNPQERWVRVQPGVVRDELNLFLKPYGLYFGPETSTANRAMIGGMVGNNSCGSNSVVYRATREHTLSVKALLADGEEVEFSSLSNWDFTKQVSEASRKNGSATVADNILLKTNAILSDLENQAEIRRNFPKKTIERRNTGYALDALLDMEPFTPGGEPFNLAKFIAGSEGTLCFLTEIKLNLVPLPPKESGLVCIHCHSIDEALRATLVSLLYKPYAVELIDDIILERADSNPEQRKNSFFVQKTPTDHFPIILVVDLSRDTRAEIESLAAEMETELRAANLGYHYPLLFGEDTKKIWTLRKAGLGLLGNLPGDEKAVAVIEDTAVDVHDLPDYIHDFNEILKKHNMHSVHYAHAGSGELHLRPIINLKTEEGHRQYRMIAEEIATLVKKYDGSLSGEHGDGRLRGEFIPQMVGPHNYELMRQIKHTWDPEGIFNPGKIVETPPMDTFLRYEAGQQTPEFKTYFRYKDQNVLQHAEQCNGSGDCRKTQVSGGTMCPSYMATRNEKDTTRARANILREMLTRSPKENRFDHEEIKEVYDLCLSCKGCKNECPSNVDVAKLKAEFLQQYYDKNGVPVRSRLIANFARLSSMAALVPWAWNGVLGTPSLRRIANRLVGFHPDRTMPLLSNTTLKSWASSRMANDQKRTVTNKKLFLFCDEFTNYNDVEVGQKAIQLFARLGYIVVIPEHGESGRAALSKGMLKYAKTLAERNIRLLKDVVTAETPLVGLEPSAILTFRDEYPDLVDESLVADAKHLAQNALTFEEFIARESDAGRIRAEQFTDEKRLIKLHGHCQQKAVSSLVPGKKALSLPQNYTTQLIPSGCCGMAGSFGYEAEHYDVSMQIGELVLFPTVRQQPDDVIIAAPGTSCRHQIKDGTARKAKHPAEILFEALK